The proteins below are encoded in one region of Sphingobacterium sp. R2:
- a CDS encoding anthranilate synthase component I family protein, with translation MRIESFDLLDSKDKFHQKALHWSGQFDEISFFNSNGMSDEWGKFEQILAVKALFSFRANQNVFDGLDAFLKLHRSEFIPGFLSYDLKNEVEPLQTTGTDQLEFPEAYFFVPAITLRWTAEQVHIEAENPLEIYQAISDTQIPEVFPMALEVRSRWTKSAYMDAFAAVQAHIQRGDIYEVNLCQEFFAENADVSPVELYHRLNTISPTPFSAFFKVGHHFIISASPERFLAKRLGKLISQPIKGTAKRGANPQEDQQIIADMLRSKKEIAENVMIVDLVRNDLTRSALPGTVEATRLFEIQSFEQVHQMISTITCIQSPQVANVDVFRNTFPAGSMTGAPKIAAMQICDQVEARKRGIYAGSIGYFDTVRDEFDFNVVIRSLLYNAQTQYLSFHTGGAVTNQAVAEQEYQECLLKASAILKALGASLKE, from the coding sequence ATGCGGATCGAAAGTTTTGATCTTCTCGATTCTAAAGATAAATTTCATCAAAAAGCCCTGCACTGGTCGGGGCAATTTGATGAAATTTCTTTCTTTAATAGTAATGGGATGTCCGATGAATGGGGCAAATTTGAGCAAATATTAGCCGTCAAGGCGTTGTTTTCGTTCCGTGCCAATCAAAATGTATTTGACGGGCTCGATGCTTTTTTGAAGTTACATCGATCTGAATTTATACCTGGCTTTCTTTCTTACGACCTTAAGAATGAGGTTGAACCATTACAGACCACTGGGACGGATCAGCTCGAGTTTCCAGAAGCTTATTTTTTTGTGCCCGCTATTACGCTTCGATGGACTGCTGAGCAGGTACATATAGAGGCAGAGAATCCTCTTGAAATTTACCAAGCTATTTCTGATACACAGATTCCTGAGGTATTTCCAATGGCGTTGGAGGTAAGATCGCGCTGGACGAAAAGCGCATATATGGACGCTTTCGCAGCTGTTCAGGCACATATTCAGCGTGGGGACATCTATGAAGTAAATCTTTGTCAGGAATTTTTTGCTGAAAATGCTGATGTTTCTCCTGTTGAACTTTATCATCGATTGAATACCATATCGCCTACCCCATTCAGTGCATTTTTTAAAGTTGGCCATCATTTTATCATAAGTGCTTCGCCAGAGCGATTTTTAGCGAAGCGACTCGGAAAGCTGATTTCACAACCCATTAAAGGGACGGCAAAACGGGGAGCAAATCCGCAAGAAGACCAGCAGATTATAGCGGATATGTTGAGGTCCAAGAAAGAGATTGCCGAAAATGTCATGATCGTCGACTTGGTTCGCAATGATCTGACGCGAAGTGCGTTGCCTGGAACAGTTGAAGCTACGCGGCTTTTTGAAATCCAGTCTTTTGAGCAGGTGCATCAGATGATTTCGACCATTACCTGCATACAGTCGCCACAGGTCGCTAATGTGGATGTCTTTCGGAATACCTTTCCAGCAGGCTCGATGACGGGAGCTCCTAAAATCGCTGCGATGCAGATATGTGATCAAGTTGAAGCTCGAAAGCGCGGTATTTATGCAGGATCTATCGGTTACTTTGATACTGTTCGCGATGAATTCGATTTCAACGTCGTTATTCGTTCATTGCTTTACAACGCACAGACACAATACCTCTCATTTCATACTGGTGGAGCGGTGACCAACCAGGCCGTTGCGGAACAGGAATATCAAGAATGCCTTTTGAAGGCGTCTGCGATACTGAAGGCATTAGGTGCTAGCTTGAAGGAATAA